In Vicugna pacos chromosome 1, VicPac4, whole genome shotgun sequence, a single window of DNA contains:
- the DPH3 gene encoding diphthamide biosynthesis protein 3, translated as MAVFHDEVEIEDFQYDEDSETYFYPCPCGDNFCITKEDLENGEDVATCPSCSLIIKVIYDKDQFTCGETVPAPSTNKELVKC; from the exons ATGGCGGTGTTTCACGACGAGGTGGAGATCGAAGACTTCCAATATGACGAGGACTCGGAGACGTACTTCTACCCCTGCCCATGTGGCGATAACTTCTGCATCACCAAG GAGGATTTGGAGAATGGAGAAGACGTGGCAACGTGCCCTAGCTGCTCTCTCATTATAAAAGTGATTTATGACAAA GATCAGTTTACGTGTGGAGAAACAGTCCCAGCCCCTTCCACCAACAAAGAATTAGTTAAATGCTGA